TAACCCCAGGCGCGCCGGGCAACAGCAACGAAACGGGCCCGGAACACACTAGGCAAAAAGAAATCGGGGTAAAAAGCGACTGGTTTGATGAGCGCCTGACCACCACCCTCGCCATCTATGAACTGGAGTTGTACAACCGCCGCACCCGTGACGCGAACAACCCCGAAATCACCGTGCTCAGCGGCCTGCAGCGCTCACGCGGCATCGAACTGACGGCCACGGGCAATATCGTTGGCAACTGGTATGTGCGCGGTGGCATTGGCTTGCAGGATGCAACCATCGTCAAGGACAACAACGGCCTGGAAGGCAACCGCATAAACGACGTGGCCAAGCGCAACGGCAGCCTGTTCGTGACCTGGAAACCGGAGCTGGGCTGGTATGCGGAGACGGGGCTGACACTGGTGGGCGAGCGCTATGCCGATAACCAGAACACCACGGTAATGCCGGGTTATGGCCGCTGGGATGCGCTGGCGGGCTTCCGTACCCATGACTGGGACGTGCGGGCAGCGTTGAACAACATTACCGACAAGACCTATTACGAATCGGCGACCAGTGCGGCGCAAATTCAGTTTGGTGAACCGCGTAGCCTGGTGGTAACAGGCACCTACGCTTTCTGATCGGATCTTATGAAATTGCACATAACGTATTGAATTAGCGGGGACATGTAGATACTCTGTTGGCGGTCAAGCTTTTCTCAGGTGTTCAGCGCTGAAAAGCTTGGCCGTATCAAATGGCTCATCTCCACGCATGCATGCCCAGATGCCTGTCAGGTACTTACGCATGACGGCAGCGATGGCCTGCATTTTCTTCTTGCCCCTGTTGACCAGCGACTCGTAAAAAGCCCTCGCATAAGGGTCGCAGCGCACCGCGGTCAAGGCAGGCATGTACATGGCTGCCCGCAGGTACGCATTCCCACTTTTGCCGAGTCTGCCGGGCTTATCAATGCTCGTCCCCGATTGTGTCTGTCGAACATCGAGTCCCGCGTGGCGAGCTACCTGCGAGGACTTGAGCATTTGAGGAAGGGTGGTCAGTTCAGCGAGTGCAGCAAGTGCCGAGACTTCTCCCATCCCGGGACCTGCAAGTAGCTGCTTGTACTGCCGAGTAAGCGTCGGACACTGGGCGATCAGCTCGCGACCTGCCTTACGGAAGCGCTCAATTCGATTATCCAGTGAAACAATCGCTTCCTCTTGATCCTCGATCAGCATCGACACGGTCGTAGCCGTTGCCTGTAATGCATGCAGCTCGTTTTTTGCCCTGGTGCGGTGTCCCACCAATCGATTGATATGTCGACCCAGAGCTCGCAGCTCAAGCTGCACAGGGTTTGGGGGTGTCCACAAGCGTGGTGTCATACGCTCGCCGTACTCGGACAGCAGTTGAGCATCTATTGCATCGGTCTTGCTGTTCACCAGCATCAGTTTGGCGAAATTGTGGAAGCTCTTGGGGTTGATCACTGAAACAGGGAGATCGGCCGCATGTAGCTCAAGGGCCAAGTCCAAGTAATAGATCCCGGTCGCCTCCATCACGATCGACTTGGGCTTGAGTGCCAGCAGCTTTTTTACTGCAGCCTTACGGCCTGCCGGTGTTTGAGCGATATCCCACTGACCGGCAGGACGCCCATCTTTGCGCACCCCGGCGATCGAAGTACGTGAGCCGATATCGAGACCAACCCAGACACTCATTCTTCCCCCTCCCAAGCGAGTTAGGTAACAATGGCCTCCGGTTCCCCGACCTCGAACTTCATGCCGCTGCAACCTTGTAATGCGAAGTCCGACTTGTCGGCTTCTCGATACTCTTCGTAGTGGGCAATGAGGCGGGGGGCCTCTCTACATACAAGGTCAGGGCCATCCCTGCCTTCAGGAGCGGTCGGCCTCCCCGGAAGTGCTTCTTCAGCCTGACGAGCATAACCACTCTCGCCAGGCCAGACACAACATACAAGGAGCGGCTTTAGCCGCGAACACCGGCAAAGCCGGTGCCAGGCACCGCGTCGCTTGCTTCGCGGCTAAAGCCGCTCCTACAGAGTACGCATCGCGCTTGGCTGCTGCGGAAGGCCAAAGGCCGGAAACGAAAACGCCACCGCATTCACGGTGGCGTTTTTCATGGGCCGGGCTCCTGCCCCGTTTCAGTGCCACACACCCATCAACGCTTCCAGTTCCGCATCACTGATCAAGCCTTGAGGGTAACGACCGTCAAGCAGACGTCGTGGGTCGGTCTTCCTGACCCGATTGCTTCCATGGTTTTTCAGCCAACGCGCCAAAACTTTGAGCGATTGCTGATTCACTGCCGATGGGCGCAAAGCCGTCTCACTTGCTGCGTTCATGTCTACACGTACTCCCTGGGCCCGTGAGCGGCTAATCTACGTCGCGATTGTTACAGTTCAGTGAGTTTGGCCTGAATGGTTAACTCACTGAAAAACAATACAAAACGTATGCCATCCGGCTTGCCGAACGTCGCGCAAATAAAAAGGCCCGTCATTTGACGGGCCTTTTCGTACTGTGTTGACTCAGCGCTTGTACGGTGCCGGCTGCTGCTGGGTCAGGCAGTGAATGTTGCCACCACCCAGCAACAGTTCACGGCCAGGGATCATCACCACTTCATGATCCGGGAAGATTTTGGCCAGAATCGCTCTGGCCTGCGCATCTGCCGGGTCGTTGAAGCTCGGCGCGATGATGCCACCGTTCACGATCAGGAAGTTCACGTACGAACCGGCCAGGCGAACCGATGGATCGCGCTCCTGGCTACCCGCCACGTGGTCAACGCCAGCGCACTCTTCTTCAGTGGCAAACAGCGGGCCCGGGATCGGCATTTTGTGCACCACAAACTCGCGGCCTTTGGCGTCGCGGGTGTTTTTCAGCACCTCGTAGGCGGCGTGGCAGCGCGCATAGTTGGGGTCGTTGGAATCATCGGTCCAGGCCAGTAACACTTCACCCGGGCTTACGTAACAGCAGAAGTTGTCGACGTGGCCGTCGGTTTCGTCGTTGTACAGGCCATCCGGCAGCCAGACGATGGTTTCCACGGCCAAGTGCTCGCGCAGAATGTCTTCGATCTGCTCGCGGTTCAGGTGTGGGTTGCGGTTGCGGTTGAGCAGGCACTCTTCGGTGGTGATCAGGGTGCCTTCACCGTCCACGTGGATCGAGCCACCCTCAAGCACGAAACCTTCCGTGTGGTAGCGCTGGCAACGCTCCATTTCCAGTACCTTGGCCGCCAGTTCTTCGTCACGGTTCCAAGGCGCATACAAGCCGCCGTCGAAGCCGCCCCAGGCGTTGAAACCCCAATCCACGCCGCGCACTTCGCCTTTGTCATTGATTACGAACGTCGGGCCGGTGTCGCGCACCCAGGCGTCGTCGTTGCTGATTTCGACCACGCGGATGTTAGGCAGGTCGAGCTGGCGACGGGCGTTTTCGTATTGGCCAGCGGAAACGGCAACGGTCACAGGCTCGAAGCGGGCGATGGCCTTGGCCAAGGTTACGTGGGCGGCCTGAGCAGGCTTGCCACCCAGGCGCCAGTTATCGGAGCGCTCTGGCCAGACCATCCAGACCTGGCTCTGTGGCGCCCACTCGGCAGGCATGTGGAAGCCATCGGCACGCGGGGTGGAGTTGAGGGTTTTCATCAGTATCCTCTGGATAGTCGATAAGGCGATGGCTAATTTATACCCGATATATATCGGCAATAGAAGCGAGCAGATCAATCATTAAGGAATAAAAAAGCCGATCAAGCCGATAACAATCGACCTGATCGGCTTAATCTTGTATCACAAGCCTTCGGAAAGAATTCGGTCAATGCTGTCCACAAAGTAGTCCACGCTGGCGCGCGTGGTACACATCGGCGGCTTGATCTTGAGGATATTCAGGTAGTCACCGGTTGGCTGCATGAAGATGCCCAGATCGCGCAGGCGGTTGCACAACGTGGTGGTTTCCTCGGTGGCTGGCTCCAGCGTGCTGCGGTCACGCACCAACTCCAGGCCCAGATAAAAACCTGACCCGTGGGCTGCACCGGCAAGCGGATGTTTATCGACCAGCGCTTCTAGCCGCGCCTTGAAATAACGCCCGGTATCACGGGCGTTTTCCCACAGGCCCTCTTCTTTCATCACGTCCAGCACTGCCATGCCGATACGGCAACTGACCGGGCTGCCGCCGGCCGAGGAGAAGAAGTAGCCCTCTGCCTCCAGCGCCTCGGCGATTTCCCGGCGGGTGATCACAGCGCCAAGCGGCTGGCCGTTGCCCATACCTTTGGCCATGGTGATGATGTCGGGTACAACGCCCTGTTCTTCAAAGCCCCAGAAGTACTCACCCAGGCGGCCGTAACCCACCTGCACTTCGTCGGCGATGCACACCCCACCGCGTGCCCGGACCTTGGCGTACGCTTCTTTCAGGTAACCCGGCGGCAACGAGATCCCGCCCGCGTTGCCATACACTGGCTCGCAAATCATGCCGGCCAGCTGGCGACCACGGCCATCCAGGTCGGCAAGCTTGGCATCGACGTCGCGCAGGTAATCGGCCGCGCTGCCGGCGCCCCGGAAGCGGCCGCGGAAGGTATTCGGCGCCTCCACTGGATGCACCCAGTCAGGTCGGGTTTCGAGGGCTTGCGGGTTGTCGGCGATCGAAGTGGAAATTGCGTCGGTGGCCACCGACCAGCCATGGTAGGCCTCCAGCACACTGAGCAGGTCACGCCCACCGCTGAAGGCCCAGGCCAGGCGGATGGCCAGGTCATTGGCTTCAGTACCGCTGTTCACCAAAAACACCCGGTCAAAGCCTGCTGGCGCAACCTCAAGCAAACGCTCGGAGAATTCAGCGATGGCGGCGTAATGGAACCTTGAGTTGGTATTCACCAGCGACCACTGCCGCGCCGATTCGGCCACCATACGCGGGTGCCCATGGCCAAGCACCGCAACGTTGTTGAGCATGTCCAGGTACGAGCGGCCCTGCATGTCTATCAGGTAATTGCGCCAGCCGCGCTCGATGTGTGGGGGCTGTGCGTAGTAGTGCTTCTGGGACCGGGCAAAGCTGGCATCGCGGCGTGCCAGCAGGGCCTGCGGGTCAGTCAATGGCTCGGCATTGCAATCGAACCCCAGCAATGGCGCAGGTGACGGGCATAGCGCCAGCCAGGCGTCTGCACGGGACGGCGTGGCGAAAAACGGCGGCTGGATGTCGACGGCCAGGCACAGTTGAACAGTCAAGAACCCACAGCAACTGCCCAGAGCCTGGCCTTTGGCCAAGGTTTGGCCTTCAGCCGGGGTATCTTCCAGCCCACTCAGCCAAAGCGCCCATGTTGCCGTAAGCAAGCAGCCGCGGCCGTCACCGTGGCGCTGCCAGGTGCCAGCTTCCGGCGCTTGTACCACGCTGCCATTGGGTACATGCAACTCCACCCCGAGCGCGCAGGTTGCCGGCTCTTCGGGCCGGTCGATGTGGGTTTGCGACAGGCGATATTGCCCATGCAAGCTGCAGGCGGGTGCAGGCTGCGCACTGAGCAGGCGTTGGTCAAAGCCGGGTTGCTCCCAGTTACCTGCTTCGCAGTGCACGCTCAGCACACCAAGATCGACGCGCTCCACTGCCTGCCCGGCCAGCTCTGGCAGCAATGTCGCGCAACCTGCCAAGTCAGGAGCAGCCGGCCGCATGCCGGCAGCCTGCAGGATGGCAGCCTCCATCAAGGCAAAGGGCACTGCGGTTGCGGTATCGAAAATTTCCCATTCATGGGCAATGTTGTCACGGGTGTACTGGTTGCCGGGGTCCACAGCCAGTTGCTGCTCGCTGCTCAACACCAGCACGGCGGCGCGATTGATTACCAACGGCCACAGCGCACGCAGCTCGGCCTCGGTCAGCGGGTTGATGGCCTGGTAGGCGCTGACGGCAGGCAGAATACGCAGCGGGTCGCCTTCGGCATGGTGCAGCAGTGCCGCGCACGTTACCGACAAGTCGGCGATGCGCCAGGTGCGCAGCAGGTCACCAAAATCGATGATCCCTTGCAGCTGCCACTGGCGTTCGCTGTCGCGGGCCCACACAGCATTGTCATCGGTGATGTCCAAGTGCACGGCCTGGCTCGGCAGTTGCCCGACCAGCGGTGCCAGATGGCTGGCGGCCAACTGCGTGGCGGTTTCCACTCGGGTGCGTTGCCCCGCGTCCTGAAGCACGGGTAACAAGTGCTCAACCAACGCGTGGGCGTGCTGTGGGTCCCACTGCAGGGTGCGCGCCAGGCCCGGGTGCTCGAAGCCGGCCAGCGCCTTGTCAAGCCGGGCGCACAGTGCACCCAGTTCCGCTACCAGCCGTGGTTCGAGGTGTTTCAGACGCGTAAGGGGCTGGCCTTCAATGTAATCCAGCAGCCGCGCGCGCAGCGGTTGCCCCTCGATGTCCAGCGCCAGCAGTGCCTGCCCGTCACGGGCGGTGCGCACAGCAGGCACAGGCAAGCCTTGCTCGTGCAGGTAAGCCAGCGCGGCGTGCTGAGCCTCCAGTTCAACCTGGGCATAGCTACCGTGGCATACCTTGAGCACAAACCGCCCCTGCCCGGTGTCCAGCCGGAAGTTGAGGTCCTGCTGGCTACCCAAAGGTTCCAGGGTGCCAGCCAGATCGTAGTGGGCCTGGAGCAAGGCGTGAGCCTGGGCTTCACTAAGCGAAGGGCTGGGCAAGCTGGAGCGCTGGATCAGGGTGCTGAGGGGCATGAAGGTGAAACCTCTTTTACTTTTCGCTTATCTCGCCACTGCCAAGGCAGTTACACAAGTGGCAATGATGAAAAGACATTCGTGCACTAACGCTAAGTCGTGGTGGCTGTCTAGGCTACAAGTAGCCAAGGGCGGCAGAATTCAACATGACCGGTAAGGTCGAAATCTGAAAACACTGGTCAAGAAAACACCATGAAGATTATCCAGACTGAAATACCCGACCTGCTGATCATTGAACCGAAAGTCTTCGGCGACAGCCGCGGTTTTTTCTTCGAAAGTTTCAATGCCAGGGAATTCAAGCGCCTTACCGGCTTTGACGGCGACTTTGTGCAGGACAACCATTCACGCTCGCAGCGCGGTGTGTTGCGCGGCCTGCATTACCAGATCAACAACCCGCAGGGCAAACTCGTGCGGGTCACCCAAGGCGAAGTGCTCGACGTGGCCGTGGATATCCGCCGCAGTTCCAAAACCTTCGGCCAATGGGTGGCCACCCGCCTGAACGCCGAAGACCACCGCCAGTTCTGGGTTCCGCCGGGGTTTGCCCATGGTTTCGTGGTGCTCAGCGAGTCCGCCGATTTCCTGTACAAGACCACCGACTACTACAACCCGACAGCCGAGCGCTGCATCCGCTGGGATGATCCGCAATTGGCCATCGACTGGGAGCTGGAGGTGGCGCCTTTGCTCTCAGCCAAGGACCAGGCGGGTACCCTGCTGAAAGACGCCGACCTGTTTCCCTGAGGCGGCCATCACCGGCAAGCGCTGATCAAGCGCCTCAAGTAGCGCATAATTGCGCCAGACCCAACTGGCGCATTCACGCATGATTGCAAAACCTACGCCCCCTCGCCGCCCCCGCTGGCGCAGCCTGGCCCTGCTGGCCCTGTGCCTTATCCCGCTGTTGTGGCCGCTGCACCACCTCGCCGAACGCTACTATCAGGACGAACTGGCCTCGCAAAACCGCCAGACACTCGACCTGTACGTCGCCAACCTGCTCGGCACCCTGCACCGCTACGAAACCCTGCCACAAATCCTCGGCGACCTGCCGGCGTTGCGCGGTGTGCTGGCCGACCCGTTCAAGCTCGAGGCCGTGACCAACGCCAACCGGCTACTGAAGGACATCGTCCACCAGACCGGGGCGGAGGTTATGTACCTGATGGACGTCAGCGGCAACACCTTGGCCGCCTCCAATTGGGACAAGCACGACAGCTTCGTGGGCCGCAATTTCGCCTTCCGCCCTTACTTCATCGAAGCGATGGACGGCCACCTCGGGCGCTTCTTCGGCCAAGGGACCACGTCGGCCAAGCGCGGCTACTTCTTCGCCGCAGCTGTGCGAGACCGCGAGCGCATCGTTGGTGTGCTCGTTGTAAAAGTCGACCTCGATCACACCGAAACGCTGTGGGGCCGCACGCCCGAACAGCTTTTGCTGACTGACCAGAACGGCGTGGTGGTGCTGACCTCCCGGCCCGACTGGCGCTTTCGCGCAACCCGCGAACTGACCGAGGCCGAACGCCAGGCGATCATCGCCATCCAGCCCTACCCCACCCAGGCGCCACAGCCCTTGGTGCTGAACCAGGACGCCTGGCTGATCCAGACCCGCGATATCAAGGAAACCGGCTGGCAAGTCAGCATTCTTGCCCCCCGCCTGTTGGTTGACCGCTCGGTGCAAACGGTCGTGGCCATTGGTGGTGGCACATTGCTTGTGGTCATGCTGCTGGCTGGCCTGGTGATGCAGCGGCGTCGGCATTACATCGACCGCATCGACCTCGAGGCACGCGGCCGCCAAGAGTTGGAAAAGCGCGTGGTTGAACGGACCTCTGACCTTGAAGGGCTCAATACCCGGCTCAAGAGTGCCGTGCTGGAGCGAGAAAACGCCCAGCAGGAACTGGTGCGCGCTCAGGACGAGCTGGTACAGGCTGGCAAGCTGTCTGTGCTTGGCACCATGTCGGCAAGCATCAGCCATGAACTCAATCAACCGCTGGCAGCCATCCGTAGCTACGCGGAAAACGCCGAAATCCTGCTCGATCACCAACGCACAGAAGACGCACGCGGCAACCTCAAGCTGATTGGCGAACTGACCGGGCGCATGGCCTCGATCATCGCCCACCTGCGCGCCTTCGCCCGCCGCGACCGCCACGCCCCGGAGAGCGTCGCCCTGCAACCGGCGCTGGATGACGCGCTGGCCCTGCTGGCCAAGCGCCGCCGTGCCATGGCGGTGGAGCTGATCCGTGACCTGCCGGACGCCACCCTGTGGGTGCAGGCGGGCGAAACACGCCTGCGCCAGGTGCTGGGTAACTTGCTGGCCAACGCACTCGACGCACTCACCGAAAAAGCCAACCCGCGCAGGCTTTGGCTGAGTGCCGAAAAACGCGATGACTGCGTCTACCTGTACATCCGCGACAACGGCCCGGGCTTCAGCCGCCAAGCGCTGGAACACGCCAAAGAGCCTTTCTTCACCACCAAGACCCGCACTCAGGGCTTGGGATTGGGCCTGGCCATCTGCGAAAGCCTGATGCGCGCGCTCGGCGGCGAACTACTGCTGGCCAACCACCCGGAAGGCGGCGCACTGCTCACCCTGCAACTGCGCGTGGCCGCACCCGGCGCCAACTTGCAACCTTCGGAGGACCCCTCGGCATGACGACCGAGATGCACATCGACAGCCAAGCCCAGGTGTTGCTGGTCGACGACGACCCACACCTGCGCCAGGCCCTGAGCCAAACACTGGACCTGGCCGGCCTCAAGGTGGTCGCCATGGCCGATGCCCAAGGCTTGGCCGACCGTATCGAGCCCGACTGGCCGGGGGTGGTGGTCAGTGATATCCGCATGCCCGGTATCGACGGCCTGCAATTGCTCGAACAACTGCACGCCCGTGACAACGAATTGCCGGTGCTACTGATCACTGGCCACGGTGATGTGCCACTGGCCGTGCAAGCCATGCGGGCGGGCGCCTATGATTTCCTCGAAAAACCCTTTGCCAGCGACGCATTGCTCGACAGCGTGCGCCGCGCCTTGGCCCTGCGCAGGCTGGTGCTGGACAACCGCAGCCTGCGCCTGGCGCTGAGCGACCGGCAGCAATTGGCCACGCGCCTGGTAGGCCATTCACCCTCGATGCAGCGCTTGCGCGAGCAAATTGGTGCCTTGGCCGGCACACGCGCCGACGTGCTGATCCTTGGCGAAACCGGTGCCGGCAAGGAAGTCGTTGCCCGCGCCCTGCACGATTTGTCGAGCCGGCGAGATGGCCCATTCGTGGCCATCAACGCCGGCGCGCTGGCCGAATCGGTGGTTGAAAGCGAACTGTTCGGCCATGAGCCAGGGGCGTTCACCGGGGCGCAAAAGCGTCGTATCGGCAAATTCGAGTTCGCCAATGGCGGCACCCTGTTCCTCGACGAAATCGAGAGCATGAGCCTGGACGTGCAGGTGAAATTGCTGCGCCTGTTGCAGGAGCGTGTGGTGGAACGGCTGGGGGGCAACCAGCTGATCCCCTTGGACATCCGCATCATCGCCGCCACCAAGGAAGACTTGCGCCAGTCCGCCGACCAAGGCCGCTTCCGGGCCGACCTGTATTACCGGCTGAACGTAGCGCCGTTGCGCATCCCGCCATTGCGCGAGCGTGGTGATGACATTCTGGTCCTGTTCCAGCACTTCGCCGACGCTGCAAGCCAGCGCCACGGCTTGCCGCCCCACAGCCTGCAGCCCGCCCAGCGGGCGATGCTGCTGCGTCACGACTGGCCGGGTAACGTGCGTGAGCTGCAAAACGCCGCCGAAAGATTTGCGCTGGGGCTTGAGCTGGCCCTTGATGGCCAGGTGCCTAGCGCACCCGCCCCCTCAGCGCCCATTTTGTTGGGCAATCTCAGTGAGCAGGTCGAACAGTTCGAACGCTCACTGATCGCAGCAGAACTCGGTCAGCCCCACAGTTCGATGCGCAGCCTGGCCGAAGCGCTTGGCATTCCTCGCAAAACCCTGCATGACAAATTGCGAAAGCATGGCCTGAACTTCGAAGGTGGCAGTAATGGGGCTGAAGAGCACGAGGACAACCGCCCATGAGCAGTGATAGCCAATACCTGCAGTCAGTGCTGCACACCGACATTCCTCTGACCCGCGAAATGGGCCTTGAAGTCATCGACTGGCAAGGCCATAACCTGCGCCTGCAATTGCCACTGGCCGCAAACGTCAACCACAAGAGCACCATGTTTGGCGGCAGCCTTTACTGCGCCGCGGTGCTTGCGGGGTGGGGCTGGCTGCACCTTCGGTTACGTGAGCTGGGCATCGATGACGGGCACATCGTCATTCAGGAAGGCCAGATCAGTTACCCGTTACCGGTCACGGGTACGGCGGTGGCGCAATGTGCTGCGCCGGACGAAAAAACTTGGGAGCGCTTCCTTGCGATGTACCAGCGTCGCGGCCGGGCACGGCTGACGCTGGAAACCACGGTGAGCAATGAAGGTAGCGAGGAGCCTGCCGTTCGGTTCAGTGGCCAGTACGTCTTGCATCGCTAACGGCTAGTCTGCGCACACCCTGTAGGAGCGGCTTGAGCCGCGAACACCGGCGCAGCCGGTGCCATCCACTGCGTCGGCTGCTTCGCGGATAAATCCGCTCCTACAGGGCCCCGGCTGACTGGATGAGCGCTTGTCGCCAACGGACGTCGCGGGGCAAGGCCAGGAAAAACGGGTTGAGCAGCGTCTCCCGTGCCGGGTAACTGAACGGCAAGCCATCCAGGCCGATCACCTCGCCTCCAGCACCTTCCACCACCCCTTGCGCTGCCGCCGTGTCCCACTGGGACGTCGGCGCCAAGCGCGGGTAACAGTCCGCATTGCCTTCAGCCAGCAGGCAAAACTTCAACGAACTGCCGATATTGGCCAGTTCCATTTCACCTACAGCAGCCCCTAGGCACGCCAGCAGCGCTTCCTGCTGCGGGCTGCTGTGGCGACGGCTGGCCACCACCGTGAATGGGGTGCCCGCAGGCGGAGCATTGCGCACAGTAATCGCCACTGCATCGGCGCCCGCTTCTGCGCGCCAAGCGCCCAGTTTTTGCCCACCAAAGTAGCAACGCCCATTGGTCGGCATCGAAACCACGCCAAACACCACTTCGCCATTCTCGATCAGCGCGATATTGACGGTGAACTCCTCGCTACCGGCAATAAACTCCTTGGTGCCATCCAGCGGGTCGACCAGCCACCAGCGCTGCCAGCCTTGTCGCTCGGCCAGCGGTATATTGCAATCTTCCTCGGAAAGGACCGGGATTTGAGGCGCCAGCGCCTGCAAGCCGTCTGCGATCACCCGGTGCGCAGCAAGGTCTGCAGCCGTCACTGGCGAGTCGTCCGCCTTGTTGGTGACCGCTACATCAGCGCGCCAGAACGGCAAGATCGCCTCACCGGCCAATTGGGCAAGTTTGACCACTTCATGCATCAATTGCAGGTCGTTCATACGTCCAGCAGCCCCCGTTGAGCCAGCAGGTCACGCGCCAGGTACAACGCCGCCAGCGCTCGACCTTCGGTGAACTGAGGATGCATGGCCAAGGCGGAAAGCTCGCGCAGGTTGACCTTGTCGACCCGCATCGGCTCAGGCTCGTCGCCTTCAAGGCGCTCCTCGTACAGATCAGTTGCCAGTACCACCTGAATTTTCTGGCTCATGTAGCCCGGCGACAGCGAAAGCTCGGTCAGGTGCTCCAGTTGGCGTGCGCCAAAACCGGCTTCCTCCTTGAGTTCCCGATCAGCTGCCGCCAGCACGTCTTCGCCCGGCTCGATCAGGCCTTTGGGCAGCGAAAGCTCATATTCATCGGTGCCGCCGCAGTATTCCTCGACAAGCACCGCGTGCTCCGCGTCGAGCATGGCCACGATCATTACCGCACCATACCCATTCCCCCGGCCCACCAATCGCTCATAGGTACGCTCGTTGCCATTGCTGAAGCGCAACTGCACAGCCTCCACCCGGAACAGGCGGCTGCTGGCGACGATCTCGCGGCTGAGTACGGTGGGTTTCTGGCGCATGGGGCGGCTCCTTGGCGTGAACGGGTTACTATACCGTGGCTTGCCGACTGAACGAGAATTTCCCATGCCTGTTCTTCCCTGGTCCGAAATCGATACCGTCCTGCTGGACATGGACGGCACCCTGCTCGACCTGCATTACGACAACCGCTTCTGGCTGGAGCACCTGCCCCAACGCTACGCCGAACTGCACGGGGTGAGCCGGGCCATGGCAGAGTTGGAGCTGCAGCCGCTGTTCGAGCAGCATGCCGGCACACTGAATTGGTACTGCCTGGACTTCTGGAGCCGCGAGCTGAAACTGCCGATTCGCGAACTCAAACGCGAAATTGCCCACCTGATTGCGTTGCGGCCCGACGCCGATACCTTCCTTGCCGCCATACGCCAGGCAGGCAAACGTGTGGTGATGATCACCAATGCGCATCGGGATTCGCTGTCGCTGAAGCTGGAGCGGGTGGAACTGGCGCCCTATTTCGAGCGCTTGATTACCTCCCATGATTACGGGTACCCGAAGGAAAGCCCGCAGTTCTGGGACGCGTTGCAAGCGGATATCGGCTTTGAGCCTGAACGCAGCCTGTTCATCGATGACACGCTGGCGATTCTGCGCAGTGCCCGCCATTTTGGCGTAGGGCATTTGCTGGCAGTACGCCAGCCGGATAGCCAGGCACAACCACGCGATACCCAAGAATTTGCTGCGGTCGAGGATTACCGGGCG
The genomic region above belongs to Pseudomonas sp. PSKL.D1 and contains:
- a CDS encoding IS110 family transposase — protein: MSVWVGLDIGSRTSIAGVRKDGRPAGQWDIAQTPAGRKAAVKKLLALKPKSIVMEATGIYYLDLALELHAADLPVSVINPKSFHNFAKLMLVNSKTDAIDAQLLSEYGERMTPRLWTPPNPVQLELRALGRHINRLVGHRTRAKNELHALQATATTVSMLIEDQEEAIVSLDNRIERFRKAGRELIAQCPTLTRQYKQLLAGPGMGEVSALAALAELTTLPQMLKSSQVARHAGLDVRQTQSGTSIDKPGRLGKSGNAYLRAAMYMPALTAVRCDPYARAFYESLVNRGKKKMQAIAAVMRKYLTGIWACMRGDEPFDTAKLFSAEHLRKA
- the aguA gene encoding agmatine deiminase is translated as MKTLNSTPRADGFHMPAEWAPQSQVWMVWPERSDNWRLGGKPAQAAHVTLAKAIARFEPVTVAVSAGQYENARRQLDLPNIRVVEISNDDAWVRDTGPTFVINDKGEVRGVDWGFNAWGGFDGGLYAPWNRDEELAAKVLEMERCQRYHTEGFVLEGGSIHVDGEGTLITTEECLLNRNRNPHLNREQIEDILREHLAVETIVWLPDGLYNDETDGHVDNFCCYVSPGEVLLAWTDDSNDPNYARCHAAYEVLKNTRDAKGREFVVHKMPIPGPLFATEEECAGVDHVAGSQERDPSVRLAGSYVNFLIVNGGIIAPSFNDPADAQARAILAKIFPDHEVVMIPGRELLLGGGNIHCLTQQQPAPYKR
- a CDS encoding aminotransferase, whose protein sequence is MPLSTLIQRSSLPSPSLSEAQAHALLQAHYDLAGTLEPLGSQQDLNFRLDTGQGRFVLKVCHGSYAQVELEAQHAALAYLHEQGLPVPAVRTARDGQALLALDIEGQPLRARLLDYIEGQPLTRLKHLEPRLVAELGALCARLDKALAGFEHPGLARTLQWDPQHAHALVEHLLPVLQDAGQRTRVETATQLAASHLAPLVGQLPSQAVHLDITDDNAVWARDSERQWQLQGIIDFGDLLRTWRIADLSVTCAALLHHAEGDPLRILPAVSAYQAINPLTEAELRALWPLVINRAAVLVLSSEQQLAVDPGNQYTRDNIAHEWEIFDTATAVPFALMEAAILQAAGMRPAAPDLAGCATLLPELAGQAVERVDLGVLSVHCEAGNWEQPGFDQRLLSAQPAPACSLHGQYRLSQTHIDRPEEPATCALGVELHVPNGSVVQAPEAGTWQRHGDGRGCLLTATWALWLSGLEDTPAEGQTLAKGQALGSCCGFLTVQLCLAVDIQPPFFATPSRADAWLALCPSPAPLLGFDCNAEPLTDPQALLARRDASFARSQKHYYAQPPHIERGWRNYLIDMQGRSYLDMLNNVAVLGHGHPRMVAESARQWSLVNTNSRFHYAAIAEFSERLLEVAPAGFDRVFLVNSGTEANDLAIRLAWAFSGGRDLLSVLEAYHGWSVATDAISTSIADNPQALETRPDWVHPVEAPNTFRGRFRGAGSAADYLRDVDAKLADLDGRGRQLAGMICEPVYGNAGGISLPPGYLKEAYAKVRARGGVCIADEVQVGYGRLGEYFWGFEEQGVVPDIITMAKGMGNGQPLGAVITRREIAEALEAEGYFFSSAGGSPVSCRIGMAVLDVMKEEGLWENARDTGRYFKARLEALVDKHPLAGAAHGSGFYLGLELVRDRSTLEPATEETTTLCNRLRDLGIFMQPTGDYLNILKIKPPMCTTRASVDYFVDSIDRILSEGL
- the rfbC gene encoding dTDP-4-dehydrorhamnose 3,5-epimerase, translating into MKIIQTEIPDLLIIEPKVFGDSRGFFFESFNAREFKRLTGFDGDFVQDNHSRSQRGVLRGLHYQINNPQGKLVRVTQGEVLDVAVDIRRSSKTFGQWVATRLNAEDHRQFWVPPGFAHGFVVLSESADFLYKTTDYYNPTAERCIRWDDPQLAIDWELEVAPLLSAKDQAGTLLKDADLFP
- a CDS encoding sensor histidine kinase codes for the protein MIAKPTPPRRPRWRSLALLALCLIPLLWPLHHLAERYYQDELASQNRQTLDLYVANLLGTLHRYETLPQILGDLPALRGVLADPFKLEAVTNANRLLKDIVHQTGAEVMYLMDVSGNTLAASNWDKHDSFVGRNFAFRPYFIEAMDGHLGRFFGQGTTSAKRGYFFAAAVRDRERIVGVLVVKVDLDHTETLWGRTPEQLLLTDQNGVVVLTSRPDWRFRATRELTEAERQAIIAIQPYPTQAPQPLVLNQDAWLIQTRDIKETGWQVSILAPRLLVDRSVQTVVAIGGGTLLVVMLLAGLVMQRRRHYIDRIDLEARGRQELEKRVVERTSDLEGLNTRLKSAVLERENAQQELVRAQDELVQAGKLSVLGTMSASISHELNQPLAAIRSYAENAEILLDHQRTEDARGNLKLIGELTGRMASIIAHLRAFARRDRHAPESVALQPALDDALALLAKRRRAMAVELIRDLPDATLWVQAGETRLRQVLGNLLANALDALTEKANPRRLWLSAEKRDDCVYLYIRDNGPGFSRQALEHAKEPFFTTKTRTQGLGLGLAICESLMRALGGELLLANHPEGGALLTLQLRVAAPGANLQPSEDPSA